One region of Natronorubrum aibiense genomic DNA includes:
- a CDS encoding ArsR/SmtB family transcription factor, producing the protein MSETADRLRRYLEDELGECRNEDLQARLEDLDRLEELLDEDVVSNDVQTLSALGNETRYQLVRLLVEADEELCVCEITPLVDVSDSAVSHAFSKLVDAGLVTKRKDGRWRKYRATNRASTLLTVLDGSR; encoded by the coding sequence ATGTCTGAAACAGCCGATCGACTTCGTCGTTATCTCGAGGACGAACTTGGCGAGTGTCGGAACGAGGATCTACAAGCACGACTCGAAGACCTCGACAGACTCGAGGAATTGCTCGATGAGGATGTCGTTTCGAACGATGTACAAACGTTGTCAGCACTCGGGAACGAAACACGGTACCAACTCGTGCGGTTGCTGGTCGAAGCTGACGAGGAACTGTGTGTCTGTGAGATCACACCCCTCGTCGATGTAAGCGACAGCGCTGTGAGCCACGCCTTCTCGAAACTCGTCGATGCCGGGCTCGTGACAAAGCGGAAAGACGGCCGATGGCGAAAGTACCGTGCAACCAATCGAGCAAGTACTCTTCTTACTGTTCTAGACGGCTCACGCTGA
- a CDS encoding Fic family protein, translated as MQREYKAKYGDISAAHAELACKLFEQPYLNANAAKELLDVTSPTAYRAIDQLEDAGVLEQITGKKRNREYRAREIFEILELPPRTY; from the coding sequence TTGCAGCGGGAATATAAAGCGAAGTATGGCGACATCTCCGCTGCCCATGCAGAACTGGCGTGTAAACTCTTCGAGCAGCCATATCTCAATGCGAACGCTGCAAAGGAACTACTCGACGTAACGAGTCCAACGGCCTATCGAGCGATCGACCAACTGGAGGATGCAGGAGTACTCGAGCAAATAACCGGGAAGAAACGGAACCGCGAATATCGAGCCCGAGAGATCTTCGAGATTCTCGAGCTGCCACCACGGACGTATTGA